One part of the Dermacentor silvarum isolate Dsil-2018 chromosome 6, BIME_Dsil_1.4, whole genome shotgun sequence genome encodes these proteins:
- the LOC125946455 gene encoding acetylcholinesterase-like yields MAWQKEALVLASTLVVYTLSASDVVVTSSQGKLRGRSNAVFGNPVETFLGVPYALPPVGNRRFRKPVPLTTWDGVYDATVPKQSCMQPVQSGRFEAPVPFSEDCLYLNVWTPSTSDSLRRPVLVWFYGGLYMVGSAYVDIYNATALAAFNDLVVVSCDFRSSMYGFFESGDAEDGPGNVGLWDQRLVLVWIRDNIAAFGGDPDQVTLFGVSSGSMLAHAHVLSPLSRGLFRRVYLMSGTLNINVHSDSATDSVYKGNQVAAIVECATPFQDLTTHTRRVLDCLRNVTADRIDAATVIAMLPGLVFFMPTFRSEFIPMLPSAASEAGAFSPVDAVVSVTSNEGSFAFVNQFDQRLLDPCLSDIDMETLQAEVEQLLRMWVKEKVLPFAQGYVATAAPGNKIALRDKAVDFLGKHNAYCQSRFFAEDHSKFAINVYAQVFAHRSKKSTLPEWVAASHMDDVPYTFGIPFLEPDKYTDEDRNFSAVLMKSLAAFAENGVPKIPELQYWPPFSATSPNFAWLQPGNYSLLKDFLGTTCDLWRNFL; encoded by the exons ATGGCGTGGCAGAAGGAAGCGCTCGTACTTGCGTCGACTCTCGTAGTGTACACCTTGTCGGCTTCGGACGTCGTCGTTACCAGCTCTCAGGGCAAATTGCGAGGCCGGTCTAATGCCGTATTTGGAAATCCTGTTGAGACGTTTCTCGGCGTTCCCTACGCGCTTCCACCCGTCGGAAACCGAAGGTTTCGCAAACCAGTGCCTTTGACTACTTGGGACGGCGTCTACGACGCAACGGTGCCGAAGCAGTCCTGCATGCAGCCTGTTCAGTCGGGCCGCTTCGAAGCCCCCGTGCCGTTTTCTGAGGACTGCCTGTATCTTAACGTTTGGACACCGAGCACGTCCGACTCACTGCGAAGACCGGTGCTGGTATGGTTCTACGGCGGCTTGTACATGGTGGGCTCGGCGTACGTGGACATATACAACGCCACGGCGTTGGCCGCCTTCAATGACCTCGTGGTGGTGTCGTGCGACTTCCGCTCTTCTATGTACGGCTTCTTTGAGTCAGGCGACGCCGAAGACGGGCCCGGCAATGTGGGGCTTTGGGACCAGCGGCTCGTGCTTGTGTGGATCCGCGACAATATCGCGGCGTTCGGTGGGGACCCCGACCAAGTGACACTCTTCGGGGTCAGTTCCGGATCCATGCTGGCCCACGCTCACGTCCTCTCACCGCTGAGCAGGGGACTGTTCAGACGCGTGTACCTGATGAGCGGCACATTAAACATCAACGTTCATTCTGACTCGGCGACAGACAGCGTCTACAAAGGTAACCAAGTTGCGGCAATTGTAGAATGCGCGACCCCATTTCAAGACCTCACTACGCATACGCGGCGTGTTCTGGACTGCCTCCGAAACGTAACAGCCGATCGTATCGACGCAGCGACGGTTATCGCCATGCTACCAGGTCTAGTATTCTTCATGCCCACGTTCAGGAGTGAATTCATTCCTATGCTCCCTTCGGCCGCCAGCGAGGCAGGTGCGTTCTCTCCCGTGGACGCAGTCGTAAGCGTCACGTCGAATGAGGGAAGCTTTGCATTCGTGAACCAATTCGACCAAAGGTTGCTCGATCCCTGTCTAAGCGATATCGACATGGAAACGTTGCAAGCTGAAGTAGAACAGCTGCTCCGTATGTGGGTAAAAGAAAAAGTGTTGCCGTTTGCCCAAGGTTATGTCGCCACTGCCGCTCCAGGCAACAAAATAGCGCTGAGAGATAAGGCTGTTGACTTCCTAGGCAAGCACAACGCATACTGCCAAAGCCGATTTTTCGCTGAAGATCACTCCAAGTTTGCAATCAACGTGTACGCGCAAGTTTTCGCACATAGGTCGAAGAAGTCGACGCTGCCAGAGTGGGTCGCAGCGTCTCACATGGATGACGTTCCGTACACTTTCGGAATTCCTTTCTTGGAGCCGGACAAGTACACTGACGAGGACAGGAACTTTAGCGCAGTGCTCATGAAGAGCCTGGCAGCGTTCGCCGAAAACGG GGTGCCCAAAATTCCTGAGCTGCAGTACTGGCCGCCATTCTCTGCCACTTCTCCAAACTTTGCGTGGCTTCAGCCTGGAAACTACAGCCTGCTGAAAGATTTCCTCGGCACAACCTGCGACCTGTGGAGAAATTTTCTGTAG